A genomic stretch from Streptococcus oralis includes:
- a CDS encoding flippase, with amino-acid sequence MKVLKNYAYNLSYQLLVIILPTITTPYVTRVFSSDDLGTYGYFNSIVTYFILLATLGIANYGTKVISGHRKEIEKNFWGIYTLQLGATVLSLTLYGLLCLTLPIMQNPVAYILGLSLVSKGLDISWLFQGLEDFRKITVRNITVKLVGVISIFLFVKSADDLYLYVFLLTIFELLGQLSMWLPAREFIGKPHVDLEYARYHLKPIILLFLPQIAISLYVTLDRTMLGVLASTKDVGIYDQALKLVNILLTLVTSLGSVMLPRVANLLATNNHEEVNKMHEISFLVYNLIIFPIMAGMLIVNDDFVQFFLGQDFQDARFAIAIMIFRMFFIGWTNIMGIQILIPHNKNKEFMISTTVPAITSVGLNLLFLPKLGYMGAAIVSVLTEAFVWAIQLFFTRKYIKDVPIIGSMMKIILASAIMYGLLLVSKTVIHFSPTINVLAFAVIGGIIYLFAILSLKVVDVKELKQIIRKN; translated from the coding sequence ATGAAAGTACTAAAAAACTACGCCTACAACCTTTCTTACCAGTTGTTGGTAATTATACTCCCGACCATTACGACTCCCTATGTAACACGGGTCTTTTCTTCGGATGATTTAGGGACTTATGGTTATTTCAATTCCATCGTTACTTATTTTATCCTCTTGGCGACATTAGGGATTGCGAACTATGGGACCAAGGTCATTTCAGGGCATCGAAAGGAAATTGAAAAAAACTTTTGGGGAATCTACACTCTGCAATTAGGTGCAACAGTTCTTTCTCTAACCTTATACGGTCTTCTTTGTTTAACTCTTCCCATTATGCAAAATCCAGTAGCCTACATTCTAGGATTAAGTTTGGTTTCCAAAGGACTAGATATTTCTTGGCTTTTTCAAGGACTAGAGGATTTTCGAAAGATTACTGTTCGAAATATCACAGTCAAGCTCGTTGGTGTAATCTCTATCTTCCTCTTTGTCAAATCTGCAGATGACCTATACCTCTATGTCTTTTTGCTAACCATATTTGAACTCTTGGGACAATTAAGTATGTGGTTGCCGGCCCGAGAGTTTATTGGCAAGCCCCATGTTGATTTAGAATATGCTAGATACCATTTAAAACCAATTATTTTATTATTTCTTCCTCAGATAGCAATCTCTTTATACGTTACTTTAGATCGTACGATGCTTGGAGTTTTAGCCTCTACAAAAGATGTAGGAATCTATGATCAGGCACTTAAATTGGTGAATATTTTATTAACCTTGGTAACGTCATTGGGGAGCGTCATGTTGCCTCGAGTTGCTAATTTATTAGCAACAAACAATCATGAAGAAGTCAATAAGATGCATGAGATTTCATTCCTAGTTTATAATTTGATTATTTTTCCGATTATGGCAGGTATGTTGATTGTTAATGACGATTTTGTTCAATTTTTCCTTGGTCAAGATTTTCAAGATGCACGTTTCGCGATAGCAATCATGATCTTTAGGATGTTCTTTATCGGCTGGACCAATATTATGGGAATCCAGATTTTAATTCCACATAATAAAAATAAAGAATTTATGATTTCAACAACGGTTCCCGCAATTACCAGTGTGGGATTAAATTTGTTGTTTCTTCCCAAACTTGGTTATATGGGGGCTGCAATTGTCTCGGTCTTGACTGAAGCCTTTGTTTGGGCAATTCAACTGTTCTTTACTCGCAAATATATAAAAGATGTTCCGATTATCGGATCGATGATGAAGATTATTCTAGCATCAGCTATTATGTATGGCCTCTTGCTAGTTTCAAAAACAGTCATACATTTTTCGCCAACCATAAATGTTTTAGCATTTGCTGTGATTGGTGGAATCATTTACCTTTTTGCGATTCTATCTCTAAAAGTGGTAGATGTGAAAGAATTAAAACAAATAATTAGGAAAAATTAG
- a CDS encoding acyltransferase: MRKYRNINLDLLKVLACVGVVLLHTAMGGFKETGSWNFSTYLYYLGTYSIPLFFMVNGYLLLGKREITYSYILQKVKWILITVSSWSVIIWLFKRDFTVNPIKKIIGSLIQKGYFFQFWFFGALIIIYICLPVLKKFLNSKRSYLYILSVLLVVGLIFELTNIVLQMPIQTYVIQTFRLWTWFFYYLLGGFIAQFDKDIIKNRFKRWMKIIVVFLFLVSPLILFFLARTTYHNFFAEYFYDLLFVKVVSLGIFLTIFSLVLNQDSNKWIIFLSNQTMGVFIIHTYIMKVWEKLFGFSFVGAYLLFAIFTLSVSFIIVGMLMKIPYFNRIVKL, encoded by the coding sequence ATGCGCAAATATCGAAATATTAACTTAGATCTACTAAAAGTACTTGCATGTGTTGGGGTTGTTCTACTCCATACAGCGATGGGTGGATTTAAAGAGACAGGTTCATGGAATTTTTCGACATATTTATACTATTTAGGAACCTATTCTATCCCTTTATTTTTTATGGTTAATGGTTATTTATTGTTAGGAAAGAGAGAGATTACCTATTCCTATATACTGCAGAAAGTAAAATGGATTCTAATAACAGTATCGTCATGGTCCGTAATCATTTGGCTTTTTAAACGAGATTTTACAGTTAATCCAATTAAAAAAATTATAGGTTCTTTGATACAAAAGGGGTATTTCTTCCAGTTTTGGTTTTTTGGTGCACTCATAATTATTTATATATGTTTGCCTGTTTTGAAAAAATTCCTTAATTCAAAAAGAAGTTATTTATACATCCTATCTGTATTGCTAGTTGTTGGTTTGATTTTTGAGTTAACAAATATTGTACTTCAAATGCCAATACAAACATATGTTATACAAACCTTTAGGTTATGGACTTGGTTTTTCTATTATCTTTTAGGTGGCTTTATAGCTCAATTTGACAAAGATATTATCAAAAATAGGTTTAAGAGATGGATGAAAATAATCGTAGTGTTTTTGTTCCTGGTTTCGCCTTTAATATTATTTTTCTTAGCAAGAACCACTTATCATAATTTTTTTGCTGAATATTTTTATGATCTTCTATTTGTAAAAGTTGTAAGTTTAGGAATTTTTCTAACTATATTCTCACTTGTATTGAATCAAGATAGCAACAAATGGATTATTTTTCTTTCTAACCAAACTATGGGTGTCTTTATAATACACACTTATATTATGAAAGTGTGGGAAAAACTATTTGGTTTTAGTTTTGTAGGAGCATATTTACTTTTTGCTATATTTACTTTAAGTGTTAGTTTTATTATTGTTGGAATGTTAATGAAAATCCCTTATTTCAATCGAATTGTTAAATTATAA